Proteins encoded within one genomic window of Candidatus Berkiella cookevillensis:
- the gloB gene encoding hydroxyacylglutathione hydrolase codes for MNKIVPIPAFADNYIWAIHSLNDSQVAVVDPGDAEPVLQYLQKSQLSLNAILITHRHWDHTNGITQLLEHFPNVPVYGPNRSVYQITNIIEDGMFVTLEAQELKLSVMAIPGHTLDHIAYAGEGILFCGDTLFSAGCGRIFEGTPQQMYDSLNKLASLDDDTLIYCGHEYTLNNLAFALSLEPDNKLLRTKALEIAALRVANKASLPSRLRDEKTFNPFLKCHLLEFQNQITLLTGKELSSPVDFFTEVRSMKDHFKA; via the coding sequence ATGAATAAAATTGTTCCAATCCCTGCTTTTGCAGATAATTACATCTGGGCTATACATAGTCTAAATGATTCTCAGGTTGCAGTCGTCGATCCAGGCGATGCTGAACCTGTGCTTCAGTATCTTCAAAAATCACAGCTCAGTTTAAATGCCATTTTAATTACACATAGACATTGGGATCATACAAATGGTATCACTCAACTATTGGAACATTTCCCAAATGTCCCTGTCTATGGACCCAATAGATCAGTTTATCAAATAACAAACATTATTGAGGATGGTATGTTTGTCACACTTGAAGCCCAAGAACTCAAGCTTTCTGTCATGGCGATACCAGGTCATACTTTAGATCATATTGCTTATGCCGGTGAAGGTATATTGTTTTGTGGCGATACTTTATTTTCTGCGGGTTGCGGCAGAATTTTTGAAGGTACACCTCAACAAATGTATGACTCATTAAATAAGCTAGCTAGCCTGGATGATGATACTTTAATCTATTGTGGACATGAGTATACCCTAAATAATTTAGCCTTTGCGCTTAGCTTAGAGCCTGATAACAAACTGCTCAGAACCAAAGCATTAGAAATTGCAGCTCTCAGGGTAGCTAATAAAGCCAGCCTCCCCAGCCGCTTAAGGGATGAGAAAACCTTTAATCCTTTCTTAAAATGTCATCTACTTGAATTTCAAAATCAGATTACTTTGCTGACAGGAAAGGAACTAAGTTCCCCTGTTGATTTTTTCACTGAAGTTCGAAGCATGAAAGATCATTTCAAAGCATAA
- a CDS encoding class I SAM-dependent methyltransferase: MVTENTYKNAWYSHGSGFRLAEAEKAELDEILPCLHGYHLIQLSEQGLSHYMSGSLISHRVLVHPTVTTAGQKNKVKAELDSLPFKSESVDVVVLLHTLEQVRNPHEILREVHRILIPEGYLVITGINPLSCWGLWYSWKKMLGKIARAGHLLGLTRLRDWLKLLNFQVTGGRLFYYRPPILSQNMIQKTEKIEEIGRKYWPFLGGAYSIVAVKRVIPLTLMRAKWKTEKQVWLETETIAKPSANRFSTPKTCMNEQKNDK, encoded by the coding sequence ATGGTAACAGAAAATACATACAAAAACGCCTGGTACAGTCATGGCTCTGGTTTTAGATTGGCAGAGGCAGAAAAAGCTGAATTGGATGAGATTCTGCCGTGCTTGCATGGATATCATTTAATACAACTGAGTGAACAAGGATTATCCCATTACATGAGTGGCAGTTTAATTTCACATCGTGTGTTGGTGCATCCTACTGTTACGACTGCGGGGCAAAAAAATAAAGTAAAGGCAGAACTGGATAGTTTACCTTTTAAGTCAGAATCTGTGGATGTTGTTGTATTACTTCATACTTTAGAACAAGTGCGTAATCCACATGAAATACTAAGAGAAGTACATCGGATTTTAATACCAGAAGGCTACTTGGTGATAACAGGTATCAACCCCCTTAGTTGTTGGGGGCTTTGGTATAGTTGGAAAAAAATGCTAGGGAAAATAGCAAGAGCAGGGCATTTATTAGGATTGACTCGCTTGAGAGATTGGCTAAAATTGCTTAATTTTCAAGTAACGGGGGGTAGGTTATTTTATTATCGTCCACCGATTCTCAGTCAGAATATGATACAGAAAACAGAAAAAATTGAAGAAATAGGCAGAAAGTATTGGCCGTTTTTAGGCGGTGCTTATAGCATCGTCGCGGTAAAACGCGTTATACCCTTAACCTTAATGCGTGCAAAATGGAAAACAGAAAAGCAAGTGTGGTTAGAGACAGAAACGATCGCAAAACCAAGTGCAAATAGATTTAGCACGCCAAAAACCTGCATGAATGAGCAAAAGAATGACAAATAA
- the rnhA gene encoding ribonuclease HI has protein sequence MKQVTCYSDGACSGNPGPGGWAVLVRYKENEKIFSGGELNTTNNRMELLAAIEGLKALKESCKVVMVTDSEYVKNGITEWIAKWKQNGWRTANRKDVKNVDLWQLLDEQVQRHSVSWQWVKGHSGHPENERVDQAARDAVKTIRDKQ, from the coding sequence ATGAAACAAGTGACTTGTTATTCTGATGGTGCATGCTCAGGTAATCCAGGTCCAGGAGGATGGGCTGTTTTGGTACGCTATAAAGAAAATGAAAAAATTTTCTCAGGCGGTGAGTTGAACACCACCAATAATCGCATGGAGTTACTGGCAGCCATTGAAGGTTTAAAAGCCCTCAAGGAATCATGCAAAGTCGTGATGGTTACTGACTCTGAATATGTCAAAAATGGCATTACAGAATGGATTGCTAAATGGAAGCAAAATGGTTGGCGAACAGCAAATAGAAAAGATGTTAAAAATGTTGATTTGTGGCAATTGTTAGATGAACAAGTGCAAAGGCATAGTGTAAGTTGGCAATGGGTAAAAGGTCATAGTGGGCATCCAGAAAATGAGAGAGTTGATCAAGCCGCCAGAGATGCTGTTAAAACCATTAGAGATAAGCAATAA